The Flavobacterium sp. IMCC34852 genome contains the following window.
AACGATTTAGGGTATAAAACCGAAATTATAGCGGTAAAATCACAAGGAGACATCATTTTAGACAAACCGCTTTACGAATTAGGAATCACCGGCATTTTTACCAAAACCCTTGACATCGCCATGATTAACGGCGATGTAGATATAGCCGTTCATTCGATGAAAGATGTACCAACGGCTTTGCCAACCGGAATTGTACAAGCTGCCGTTTTAGAAAGAGCCAATGTCTTGGATATTTTGGTGCACAAAGGCCAACTCGATTTTTTAAACGAAAAAGCCACCATTGCCACCGGAAGTTTACGCCGACAAGCGCAATGGTTAAATAAATATCCCAATCATACCGTAGTAGATTTACGCGGTAATGTGAATACGCGTATGCAAAAGCTGCAGGATAATGATTGGAGTGGAGCGGTTTTCGCGGCGGCTGGTTTAGAAAGAATCAATCTAAAACCGGATACGTTTATCAATCTCGACTGGATGATTCCGGCTCCGGCGCAAGGGGCAATGGTTGTGGTTGCTATGGGGAATGACAATTTTACCATTGATGCCGTTTCACAATTAAATGATATTGAAACCGAAATTTGTACTTATATAGAAAGACAGTTTTTAAGAACCTTGGAAGGCGGATGTACCGCACCTATAGGCGCTTTGGCCCAATACAATCAGCATGATGATACGATAACATTTCACGGATGTTTGCTTTCACTGGATGGAAAACAAAAATTTGAAATCAAAAAAGCAGTGGACATTTCGGAATGGAAAAAATTAGGCTTTCATTCGGCCCAAGAAATACTGGAAAACGGAGGAAGTGCATTGATGGCGGAAATCAAAAAACAGCTCAAACCTAAAGCATAAAAGATGGAAACTCAAATTCGCCTATTGTCAACCAAAAAGCTTTCGGATAACCAAAAGCAATTGTTGTTGAGTGCGAATTTCGCAGTTGAAGAAGCTGATTTTATCAAGGTGGTGAACAAATCTTTCCATTTAAAAGACATCAATGACTATTTAATTTTTACCAGTCAGAATGCGGTAGAAAGTGTTTTAGAGAATGAAAGGATAGCCGAAATCAAGACCCGAAAGTGTTTCTGTGTAGGCGAAAAAACCAGAGCATTGTTGGAACAAAACGGTTTTGAAGTAATCGTAAGTTCAGATTATGCTTCGGAATTGGCTTCAATCATTTGTAACCAATATTTAAAAAGCAGTTTTACGTTCTTTTGCGGGAATTTGAGAAGGGATATTTTACCCGATTCCTTACAATTGGCCGAAGTGGTTTTTGAAGAAA
Protein-coding sequences here:
- the hemC gene encoding hydroxymethylbilane synthase, which produces MAKTIRIGTRDSELALWQAHTVQKKLNDLGYKTEIIAVKSQGDIILDKPLYELGITGIFTKTLDIAMINGDVDIAVHSMKDVPTALPTGIVQAAVLERANVLDILVHKGQLDFLNEKATIATGSLRRQAQWLNKYPNHTVVDLRGNVNTRMQKLQDNDWSGAVFAAAGLERINLKPDTFINLDWMIPAPAQGAMVVVAMGNDNFTIDAVSQLNDIETEICTYIERQFLRTLEGGCTAPIGALAQYNQHDDTITFHGCLLSLDGKQKFEIKKAVDISEWKKLGFHSAQEILENGGSALMAEIKKQLKPKA
- a CDS encoding uroporphyrinogen-III synthase, which codes for METQIRLLSTKKLSDNQKQLLLSANFAVEEADFIKVVNKSFHLKDINDYLIFTSQNAVESVLENERIAEIKTRKCFCVGEKTRALLEQNGFEVIVSSDYASELASIICNQYLKSSFTFFCGNLRRDILPDSLQLAEVVFEEIEVYETVLTPHKAADDLNGILFFSPSGVQSFLKTNTIRDEVCFSIGGTTAKALRGITNKVIIANQPNIESTIIKSIEFFNKI